One segment of Vibrio orientalis CIP 102891 = ATCC 33934 DNA contains the following:
- a CDS encoding MurR/RpiR family transcriptional regulator, with translation MNTLEKIQKNLENFSKSERKVAEVIMASPQTAIHSSIATLAKMADVSEPTVNRFCRRLDTKGFPDFKLHLAQSLANGTPYVNRNVEEDDGPDAYTHKIFESTMACLDVAKNSLDAMQVNRAVDLLTQAKRISFFGLGASSAVAKDAQNKFIRFNIPITCFEDIVMQRMSCINCTDNDVIVLISHTGRTKSQVEIANLARENGATVIAITAKDSPLDKASSLSISLDVPEDTDVYMPMASRVVQMTVIDVLATGFTLRRGSGFRENLKRVKDVLKDSRYDKLSQF, from the coding sequence ATGAACACATTAGAAAAAATTCAAAAGAACCTAGAAAATTTTAGTAAGTCAGAGCGTAAAGTTGCTGAAGTCATTATGGCCTCACCTCAGACTGCTATCCATTCTAGTATTGCTACACTGGCTAAAATGGCTGATGTGAGTGAGCCGACTGTTAACCGTTTTTGCCGTCGTTTGGATACCAAAGGTTTCCCAGACTTTAAACTTCATCTCGCTCAAAGCTTGGCTAACGGTACTCCTTATGTGAACCGTAATGTCGAAGAAGATGATGGCCCAGATGCTTACACGCATAAGATTTTCGAATCTACGATGGCTTGTCTGGATGTGGCAAAGAACAGCTTAGATGCAATGCAAGTTAACCGTGCGGTCGATCTACTGACTCAAGCGAAACGCATTTCATTCTTTGGTTTAGGCGCATCTTCTGCCGTTGCAAAAGACGCACAAAATAAGTTTATTCGCTTTAACATTCCAATTACTTGCTTCGAAGACATCGTGATGCAACGTATGAGCTGTATCAATTGTACAGACAACGACGTGATTGTGTTGATTTCACATACTGGCCGCACTAAGAGCCAGGTTGAGATTGCGAACCTTGCCCGTGAAAATGGTGCGACCGTTATTGCTATCACAGCAAAAGACTCACCGCTTGATAAAGCGAGTTCACTGTCTATTTCGCTTGATGTGCCAGAGGATACGGACGTTTACATGCCAATGGCGAGTCGTGTTGTCCAAATGACAGTGATTGATGTGCTTGCAACAGGATTTACTCTTCGCCGAGGTTCTGGCTTTAGAGAGAACCTCAAGCGCGTTAAAGATGTCTTAAAAGACTCACGTTACGATAAACTGTCACAGTTTTAA
- a CDS encoding iron-containing alcohol dehydrogenase, whose product MFQFMTSTRIIFGEGALNSSLSVINQYGYSVLLVTGKSLERATPIIRYLKSQGMRYQHVSINGEPNITMIEETALAGRKFKPDMVVAIGGGSVLDMGKALAAVIPNQGDVYDYVEVVGRNVPLKSKPLPYIAIPTTASTGSEVTKNAVLRSGQDQVKVSLRSPDMLADVAIVDPTLTYGTERYLSGRGAMDAFTHLMEAYVCGEPNPLTDMICEEGLRRLAQSMVAGCLQDDHRARSDLSFAAMLGGMAISNAKLGAAHGLASALGGKLDAPHSVITARLAPYVMSENIKAAFSAGRSDVLSRYTKLAQILTGRANAHRNDAILWVNMMLEKLAIPTLDTFGVCTTSFELVTEDALKTVAIKGNPLPLTKERLRYILENVCQCGGVCKEESAVPTPKSAGVLRISVAEDESRYSKS is encoded by the coding sequence TCTTCTTGTGACAGGTAAGAGCTTGGAACGCGCCACACCGATCATACGCTACTTGAAATCCCAAGGAATGCGCTACCAGCACGTTTCAATCAATGGGGAGCCTAACATCACCATGATTGAAGAGACAGCGTTAGCTGGTCGTAAATTCAAGCCTGATATGGTGGTGGCGATCGGTGGTGGGAGTGTTCTTGATATGGGTAAAGCTCTCGCTGCGGTGATTCCCAATCAAGGTGATGTATATGATTATGTGGAGGTGGTTGGACGAAATGTGCCACTAAAATCTAAGCCGCTACCTTATATCGCGATCCCGACAACAGCCAGCACCGGTTCTGAAGTGACCAAGAATGCGGTGCTACGCTCCGGGCAAGACCAAGTCAAAGTAAGCTTACGTAGCCCTGATATGCTGGCTGACGTTGCGATAGTTGACCCAACGCTTACTTATGGCACTGAACGATATTTGTCAGGACGTGGTGCAATGGATGCGTTTACCCACTTAATGGAAGCGTATGTTTGTGGCGAACCAAATCCGCTTACCGATATGATATGTGAAGAGGGACTTCGTCGTCTGGCTCAGTCGATGGTGGCAGGTTGTCTGCAAGATGATCACCGTGCGCGTTCGGATCTTTCTTTCGCTGCAATGCTAGGGGGAATGGCCATTTCTAATGCTAAGCTAGGTGCCGCTCATGGACTAGCGTCTGCACTCGGAGGCAAGCTAGATGCTCCCCATAGTGTTATTACCGCTCGGCTAGCTCCTTACGTCATGTCGGAGAACATTAAGGCTGCCTTTTCGGCAGGGCGTAGTGATGTTCTCAGTCGTTATACTAAGCTGGCACAAATACTAACGGGTAGGGCGAATGCCCATAGAAACGATGCCATATTATGGGTCAATATGATGTTAGAAAAGCTCGCTATTCCTACTTTAGATACCTTTGGTGTGTGTACAACATCGTTTGAATTGGTTACAGAGGATGCATTGAAAACTGTCGCCATTAAAGGTAATCCGCTTCCACTTACTAAGGAGCGTCTGCGTTATATACTCGAGAATGTTTGTCAGTGTGGTGGCGTGTGCAAAGAGGAATCTGCCGTGCCGACACCTAAGTCTGCTGGTGTATTGCGAATTAGCGTAGCAGAAGATGAAAGCCGCTACTCGAAAAGCTAG